One genomic window of Elusimicrobiales bacterium includes the following:
- a CDS encoding heparan-alpha-glucosaminide N-acetyltransferase domain-containing protein: MKRLDSVDMMRALAIIFMVLCHFPIFLSSPASGWPGLYFFANHAVGDFAAPFFLFLVGMSQVVSSAGQSSGPRTLWRDKAIVRGFSVFILGFGFSFVMQGPGAVFEWDILTLIGFSLIVMRLLTALPDRGFVLLAALAFAAAPPLRGMSGYLGQWGGEMSGASGLPSAISGWIADPANEYAPVFASGAIIKGFFVNGYFPVFPWIGFVFAGAAAGRRISGHDIKGQSRRLMALGVSLSAAACAVAAAAPKIAGADISAGYMTVFSFYPDTPAMAALQLGAALFCFGLLRRLYDGAGRVSSVWANYCRRISRYSLSVYIIHHALMFFPLNAAGWYYGTDYHAGAMTTLSAFLLSVVLLLLLGFALPLWDRRDARYSFEWLLAAISGRFSGTAKERAVSPAKA; encoded by the coding sequence ATGAAACGTTTGGATTCTGTTGACATGATGCGGGCTTTGGCCATAATATTTATGGTCCTCTGCCATTTCCCCATATTCCTGTCGTCCCCCGCAAGCGGCTGGCCGGGGCTTTATTTCTTCGCCAATCATGCGGTGGGCGATTTCGCCGCGCCGTTTTTCCTCTTTCTCGTCGGCATGAGCCAGGTTGTTTCATCTGCCGGGCAGTCCTCCGGCCCGCGGACCTTATGGCGCGACAAGGCTATTGTGCGGGGCTTTTCCGTATTCATACTGGGATTTGGCTTCTCTTTCGTTATGCAGGGGCCAGGCGCGGTATTTGAATGGGATATTCTGACGCTTATAGGCTTTTCACTCATTGTCATGCGGCTGCTGACGGCATTACCGGACAGGGGATTCGTTTTGCTGGCGGCGCTGGCGTTCGCGGCGGCTCCGCCGCTGCGGGGGATGTCCGGCTATCTCGGGCAGTGGGGCGGGGAGATGTCCGGCGCGTCAGGCCTGCCATCGGCCATATCCGGCTGGATTGCGGATCCGGCAAACGAGTATGCTCCCGTCTTTGCGTCCGGCGCGATTATCAAGGGATTTTTTGTCAACGGATACTTTCCGGTGTTTCCCTGGATAGGCTTCGTGTTCGCCGGTGCGGCGGCGGGCCGCCGCATTTCCGGGCATGACATAAAAGGGCAGTCCCGGCGGCTGATGGCGCTGGGAGTTTCGCTGTCGGCGGCGGCCTGCGCGGTTGCCGCCGCCGCACCTAAAATCGCAGGGGCGGACATATCCGCCGGCTATATGACGGTTTTTTCGTTTTACCCGGACACGCCCGCGATGGCGGCGCTGCAGTTGGGCGCCGCATTGTTCTGTTTCGGCCTGCTGCGCCGGCTCTATGACGGCGCCGGGCGCGTGTCCTCGGTGTGGGCAAACTACTGCCGCCGCATCAGCAGATATTCGCTGTCGGTTTACATAATCCACCATGCGCTCATGTTTTTCCCGTTGAACGCGGCCGGGTGGTATTACGGCACGGATTACCATGCCGGCGCGATGACCACGTTGTCCGCATTTCTCCTGTCAGTAGTTTTGCTTTTGCTGCTGGGGTTTGCGCTTCCGCTCTGGGACCGCAGGGATGCGAGATACAGTTTTGAATGGCTGCTGGCGGCAATATCCGGCAGATTCTCGGGAACGGCAAAGGAACGCGCGGTCTCTCCGGCAAAAGCATGA
- a CDS encoding DNA translocase FtsK 4TM domain-containing protein yields the protein MPSEPKWARYNVKKRRAGGSMPAWAPFGLKILAAVFALLVMWAQWGPQGAGGRPGQASAGFFYNSLGQAAYLLPVLLLYGAAFLMRGEKNKGGAAFLSGTALVLLSCACELALLKGVFAESAFSGGMAGGWLAAVLSKTFDSAVAAVIGAGLFLVGVHVLFGMAWVEILRASAAALQEDYAAWRSSRLELKTRVAEAKRKAASVEIRRAENAAPPAEEPPKPAPEPQKPVVSVKLREEPKKEEEKPSRRKAGEWELPPKSFLTPPPDGRTIGPTDDEIQSATKKLADTLASFNVEADVTGVSPGPVVTRYEIKPRPGVKVSSIVSLSNDIALTMKARGIRVEAPIPGKDAIGFEIPNEKPAMVYLREILDDAGFSRKSMPLLAALGRYSDGAPAFANMEKMPHLLVAGATNSGKSICLQTLIMSLLYRNSPDHVKFLMIDPKRLELTFYENIPHLYDPKADCHDASVVTDPKGAVESLKSLVKVMEIRYKIFEAAKVKNIEGYNRWARDNDKEPAFYIIVIIDELADLMMQTRAAVEDSIQRLAQMARAVGIHLVLCTQRPSVDIITGVIKANLPSRIALQVASKTDSRVILDSPGAEALLGRGDMLYLAIDAQLPARIQGAYVSEDEITKVADFWRAQGGPDYAPPLPQEGGGEMMSGLGASAEDFRAALQLVTERRRVSQDLLKAHFGSSARATNMLSILELKGFIVKPEGSNRWDIQFDKIEHQLSVMESESLLETAASNDKGEVA from the coding sequence ATGCCTTCTGAACCCAAATGGGCCAGGTATAACGTCAAAAAGCGCAGGGCCGGCGGCTCCATGCCGGCCTGGGCGCCGTTTGGCCTGAAAATATTGGCGGCGGTTTTCGCGCTGCTGGTGATGTGGGCGCAATGGGGGCCGCAGGGCGCGGGCGGAAGGCCGGGGCAGGCTTCGGCGGGGTTTTTTTACAATTCTCTGGGCCAGGCGGCGTACCTGTTGCCGGTCCTGCTGCTCTACGGCGCGGCTTTCCTGATGCGCGGCGAAAAAAACAAGGGCGGCGCGGCCTTCCTGTCCGGGACCGCGCTGGTGCTGCTGTCCTGCGCGTGCGAGCTGGCGCTGCTGAAGGGCGTTTTCGCCGAATCGGCTTTTTCCGGCGGGATGGCGGGCGGGTGGCTTGCGGCGGTGCTGTCAAAAACTTTTGATTCGGCGGTGGCGGCGGTTATCGGCGCGGGGCTTTTTCTTGTGGGCGTTCATGTGCTTTTCGGCATGGCCTGGGTTGAGATTTTGCGCGCCTCCGCCGCCGCGCTGCAAGAGGATTACGCCGCCTGGCGCTCCAGCCGGCTGGAGCTTAAGACCCGCGTCGCCGAGGCCAAACGCAAGGCCGCTTCCGTGGAAATCCGCCGCGCGGAAAATGCGGCTCCCCCCGCCGAGGAGCCTCCCAAACCCGCGCCGGAGCCGCAAAAGCCGGTTGTCTCTGTCAAATTGCGCGAGGAGCCCAAAAAGGAGGAGGAAAAACCCTCCCGCCGCAAGGCCGGGGAGTGGGAGCTTCCCCCCAAATCTTTCCTGACACCGCCGCCGGACGGCCGCACCATCGGCCCTACCGACGATGAAATACAGTCCGCCACAAAAAAACTGGCCGACACTCTGGCCAGCTTTAACGTGGAGGCCGACGTTACCGGCGTTTCCCCGGGGCCGGTTGTAACGCGCTACGAAATAAAGCCCAGGCCGGGGGTGAAGGTAAGCTCCATAGTCTCGCTTTCAAACGATATCGCGCTGACCATGAAGGCGCGCGGAATCCGGGTGGAGGCCCCCATCCCCGGCAAGGACGCCATAGGCTTTGAAATCCCCAACGAAAAGCCCGCCATGGTGTACCTGCGCGAAATTCTGGATGATGCCGGTTTCTCGCGCAAGAGCATGCCGCTGCTGGCCGCGCTGGGCCGGTATTCCGACGGCGCGCCCGCTTTCGCCAACATGGAGAAAATGCCGCACTTGCTGGTGGCCGGGGCCACCAATTCCGGCAAAAGCATTTGTTTGCAGACGCTTATAATGTCGCTTCTCTACCGCAACTCGCCGGACCATGTGAAATTCCTGATGATAGACCCCAAGCGGCTGGAACTTACTTTTTACGAGAATATCCCCCACCTCTACGACCCGAAAGCCGATTGCCATGACGCTTCCGTGGTTACCGACCCCAAGGGCGCGGTTGAATCGCTGAAATCCCTGGTCAAGGTGATGGAAATACGCTACAAGATTTTTGAGGCCGCCAAGGTCAAAAACATAGAGGGTTACAACCGCTGGGCGCGCGACAACGACAAGGAACCGGCCTTCTACATCATCGTAATCATAGACGAGCTGGCCGACCTGATGATGCAGACCCGCGCCGCCGTGGAGGATTCAATACAGCGGCTGGCGCAGATGGCGCGGGCGGTGGGGATACATCTGGTGCTTTGCACGCAGCGCCCGTCGGTAGACATCATAACCGGCGTCATAAAGGCCAATCTGCCCTCGCGCATCGCCTTGCAGGTGGCCTCCAAGACGGATTCGCGCGTTATTCTGGACAGCCCGGGGGCGGAGGCGCTGCTGGGCCGGGGCGACATGCTTTACCTTGCCATAGACGCGCAGCTTCCGGCGCGCATACAGGGCGCGTATGTCTCCGAGGACGAGATTACAAAGGTGGCCGATTTCTGGCGCGCGCAGGGCGGGCCGGATTACGCGCCGCCGCTGCCGCAGGAAGGCGGGGGCGAGATGATGTCGGGCCTGGGCGCCAGCGCCGAGGATTTCCGCGCCGCGCTGCAGCTTGTGACGGAGAGGAGGCGCGTTTCGCAGGATTTGCTAAAGGCGCATTTCGGCTCCTCCGCGCGGGCGACAAACATGCTCAGCATACTGGAGTTGAAAGGGTTTATCGTAAAGCCGGAAGGCTCCAACCGCTGGGACATTCAGTTTGATAAAATAGAGCATCAGCTTTCGGTGATGGAATCGGAGTCGCTGCTTGAAACTGCCGCTTCCAACGACAAAGGGGAGGTCGCATGA